A section of the Streptomyces sp. SCL15-4 genome encodes:
- a CDS encoding SDR family oxidoreductase, producing the protein MPTPAELRRDPLPLRGRTALVTGASRRAGIGHAVARRLAAYGASVYLHHHVPHDAAMPWGADSPDAVADSVREALGDVRARVVSGPGDLADPAEPARLVRTVTEEFGRLDILVANHALSGSDGTLDDIDAAMLDAHWAVDTRSVLLLVQAYARSRAALPEDAPGGRVVLMTSGQDQGGGMPGEIAYALQKGALASVTRSLSTALADRRITVNAVNPGPVDTGYATDEARAAVAALFPAGRWGVPDDPARLIAWLATDEAHWITGQVINSEGGFRR; encoded by the coding sequence ATGCCGACACCTGCCGAACTGCGCCGCGACCCCCTGCCCCTGCGCGGCCGGACCGCTCTCGTCACCGGTGCCTCCCGGCGGGCCGGGATCGGGCACGCCGTGGCCCGGCGGCTGGCCGCCTACGGCGCGAGCGTGTACCTGCACCACCACGTACCGCACGACGCCGCCATGCCCTGGGGCGCCGACAGCCCCGACGCCGTCGCCGACTCCGTACGCGAGGCGCTCGGCGACGTCCGGGCGCGGGTCGTCTCCGGCCCCGGCGACCTGGCCGACCCGGCGGAACCGGCCCGGCTGGTCCGCACCGTGACCGAGGAGTTCGGCCGCTTGGACATCCTCGTGGCCAACCACGCCCTCAGCGGCTCCGACGGCACCCTGGACGACATCGACGCGGCCATGCTGGACGCCCACTGGGCCGTCGACACCCGCTCGGTGCTGCTGCTCGTCCAGGCGTACGCCCGCTCGCGCGCCGCCCTGCCCGAGGACGCCCCCGGCGGACGCGTGGTGCTGATGACCTCCGGCCAGGACCAGGGCGGAGGGATGCCGGGCGAGATCGCCTACGCCTTGCAGAAGGGCGCCCTCGCCTCCGTCACCCGCTCGCTGTCCACCGCGCTCGCCGACCGGCGGATCACGGTGAACGCCGTCAATCCCGGCCCGGTCGACACCGGTTACGCCACCGACGAGGCCCGCGCGGCCGTGGCCGCGCTATTCCCCGCCGGACGCTGGGGCGTGCCCGACGACCCCGCCCGCCTCATCGCCTGGCTGGCCACCGATGAGGCGCACTGGATCACCGGACAGGTGATCAACTCCGAAGGCGGCTTCCGGCGCTGA